gcgttatgcatgaggcccctggtattatatgtatataatgtgtatgaatatgtgctatataaataaatgttgattgattgattgattgtatagTCCGAGGTGTTCACCGGGAAGAGATAAGgacacaggactgttccttgtgcgGCTCCACTGATGCTTTCATCCACATCAGAGACACTGTTTCTCGTTGTCACAAACTGTTTTCTGTCAGACAGATAATCCATTTTCTAGGACCATCTGTAGAGAAATACAGGTTTGGAGGTGTAGATCATTGTCTTACACACAGGCAAAATGTTCCATGTGTACAACTGAAACAAATGTTACTttcacattgttttcttttttccctttaactgTATTTCAGTGGAGCAACACAATGTTAAGTATTACAAAGAAAAACCTGCTACTTTAATCCTATTCATGCAATAATCCCATGCCGAACTGCGAGACTGTGGAGCAGTACAGTGATATATACTTCTACGGTACATGGTTCAAATGTTGGTCCAAACACAGTCAGTACAGAGGTCACACAAGTCCTTCATGTTTTATTCATTATGTGGTCCTAGTTTTCAGGTGGGCCCAGCATGTCAATCTGAGTGTAGCTTACAATTGAGTATCTTCTGCCAAAGTTTCTATTTTCACCTTATGCTTGACACTCCAGGACGCAGCCTCTGTCTTAGTTTCTCCATAACCGTCAAGTTGCACTAAAGGTGGTCAGGAAACTGAAGTTTAGATTATAGTTGATCTCCAGGGTAATTGGATTGTGTGACTGTCTTCAAtccttttattttcttaagttaaaaCAGATGGACCAAAcagggatctatctatctatctatctatgtatccaaTGGAAAAGCTGAACATGGAAGCAGGACTTGAAATCTGAAATTTGGAGatgtctttcattttaaaaatgcaattgtcATGTTCAGTAATCAAAGCTAAATTATGGTTATCTAAGCTGACTGGATCCATCTAAAGATAAAATTTTCTATGGGCTATTTTATTATAAGAAGCGTAATACAGTTTTATGCCCAGGAGTTTTGAAAGGAAGTTATTTTCTTTACAAGTGTCTGAAATAAGCCTGACAAAAATTAGGTAAACTTTTCTTGTTGGTGTGTTAATTTGATCTTGTAGAGACCTCGGATTTTAAGTGGATTTTTGGATAAATTACATAAACAGTTCTCGACATCAACATTACATCTCTCTTTTATTATTCGAGCGCGCTTCCAGTTTGAAAGAACATGCAGTCACCGAGTATTCGAAACGAAATCATTGTTTGTCTCGTAAATAGTGACAGCTCGTCCTTTACGCGGTGCCTTTTCTCCTTCTGACCGTTTAgcggtactttttttttttaatgatagcaCCAGATCTGCTAACAACACGTTTCCATCGATGTCTCGTGGTCTCGGGGTTGATCTATCCGATTTTTTCCTCCTAAATTAGAGGGATTTTGTGAAAACAGAAAGCACACTCGTCAGGTTTCTTGTTACGTGCAACGCGCTGCTTGAGTCTGCACGGTTCTCACCAGTCTAATATGAGTGGCGTCTCACTGGAGACTTTTACAGAGAAATCCAAGTGTGTTTGTTCGAAATGGCAGAAACCGCTCCAGCAGCACCCGCTCTGACTAAATCGCCAAAGAAAAAAGCGAGCGCGAAGGCTAAAAAGACCGGCCCTAGCGTCTCTGATTTGATCGTCAAGGCTGTGTCGGCTTCAAAAGAGCGCCACGGGCTCTCGTTGGCTGGGCTCAAGAAGGCTCTTGTCGCCGGTGGCTACGATGTGGAGAAGAATAATGCCCGCGTCAAACTGTCCGTAAAAAGCCTTGTGAGCAAAGGCTCTCTCGTGCAGACTAAAGGCACCGGGGCTTCCGGATCctttaaaatcaataagaaaCAGTCAGAACCCAAGGTGAAGTCCGCCAAGGAAAGGGCGACACCGAAAAAGAAGCCAGCGGCGAAGAAGCCTGCTGCCGCCAAGAAAGTGAAGAAACCGGCAGCCAAGAAAACTGCTAAGAAGCCTGCAGCAGCAAAGAAAGCCACCAAGAGCCCTAAGAAGGCGAAGCCGGCTGCAAAGCCCAAAAAGGCTGTTAAGAGCAAGAAGAAGGCTAAAGCAGCAAAGCCAAAGGTGGCCAAAGCGAAGACTGTAAAGAAGGCAGCACCGAAAAAGAAGTGATCCGTTTGTAGCGTCCGATAGCTGCACACGAATGGCTCTTTTAAGAGCCCCCACACTTTCGATAAGGGCAGATCTATGTGTAATGCGTTTTAAGGTCTGATACCGCTTGTGCTTTCCCTGCGCGCCGTCGACGGGGGGGTTGGTTATATTCACTTGCACTGGCGTGGAGACGGCAAGTTCCAGCGTTTCAAATAGTTGCATACAGTTCTAAGGAACGCACCGCGACTGTGCATAAGGAAAAGAGGGCGGATGGAGCGGTTCCCTGAACACAAAGAGGGGCGTATTTTTATTTACGAGGAGTATTTATACACATCTAATATTCAATGTGAGAATGGCAGGTTTACCCgaaggtactgtatattaaaaggacTTTCCTAAGGTATATTAAAAGGACTTTATCTCTTGGTAAAGAGCTTGTggtggctctgaaaagagcctTTGTTTGTGGACTTCCGTAATTTGATGTTCTTAAGCGCGTTCTCCGCGAATGCGGCGAGCCAGCTGGATGTCCTTCGGCATTATGGTCACTCTCTTGGCGTGGATGGCACACAAGTTGGTGTCTTCGAACAGACCGACTAAGTATGCCTCACTGGCCTCCTGTAGAGCCATGACGGCGGAGCTCTGGAAACGGAGATCAGTCTTGAAATCCTGAGCGATTTCTCTAACCAATCTCTGGAAAGGCAGCTTGCGGATAAGCAATTCAGTGGATTTCTGGTAGCGACGAATCTCTCTCAGCGCTACCGTGCCGGGCCTGTAACGGTGAGGCTTCTTCACGCCACCGGTGGCAGGAGCGCTCTTACGAGCTGCTTTAGTGGCGAGCTGTTTTCGAGGAGCTTTACCTCCAGTAGATTTACGGGCAGTCTGCTTCGTTCTTGCCATTTCGACAACTTTAACAAAAAACTACACACTCCGTAGAAATAGAAAATGAACAGAGAAACGCTTGCACGAAGCGCTTTATATTAAGATCTTCTCGCCTTCTGATTGGGTGAAACGTATGGGGGCCGGGTTCTCTTTTAGGCTCTGCCCAGAAGTCTCCTTTCGATAGTTCATTTTAAAAGCTCGGCGCGCAATTTGAACGGTACTTTTGTTTCCGTCTCTTCATCTTTTAACggcttctgctgtctgctcttcACAGAAAGCCAGCGTATTAAACGCCTTTATTACTGTGATGTTTTTTTTGCCAGCCAACCTTAATTGGAATGTCTTCCCATACATTTTGTTACGGATATTACGCATTCAAAGAGCGCAGTCGAGAGAGAAAGTGAACACAATTGAGTACAGTTGTTAGATTAGCAACAATTTCTGAATATGAATTTAGGAACGATCTTTGGAAAGGAATGTTGAAACGATTCAGAAATACGCAAAGTACACAGCGTACTCCTATAAtgcttgagcatgggaaaggcatgAAACTTTTTCTTCTTACTCCCTGCACATAACGAGTGCTAGAAACTATTTTCAATATCACTTTCAATAAGGGGAAGaacgtccatccattttcaaaccctctTAATAATGGCAGGGTTTGCCATAGGCAGAAACCTATCCCAGCAGTCAtcaggcacaagtcaggaaaaaTATTCTATACCTCAGGTATAGAACCTGGTCACACTCGGGAGCGTGCATAAGCTGGGCTTTATAAAACATGAACTTGGGATTGAAATTGCTTACAGAAGTTACAGAAAGTTTTCAACCATCCTTATGTCCTACATGGACTTTTTTGATTTTGGTATTTTAGTGACTCCAGGCTGTAGGACGATAAAGTTAATTGAAAATCTAATTTCACTGCATTTCAATGACACATCAGTCACATTCTgatgtatgtccatccatccttcctaGGGTTTCCAGATTAGATAATTAGAAATATTGTATCTGTTTAAAGGATTGACAATGTGCAAGTGAAAAACTGCTTTGGGAAAGCAGATTATAATGTTTGtggatttatccatccatcaatccatccatccatccatccatcctctaagcacacttatccagggcagtgaGTTTCAGGAGCCTAACCTAGAAAGAAAATGGACATAGGCgggaacaacccctggacagcGTGACAATCCATCACATGACAAGCAAATACACACACACGTTCatttgggccaatttagcaatgtcaCTTCACCTAAACCGCATGTCTTTGGTTTGTGGGAAGAAGC
The sequence above is drawn from the Polypterus senegalus isolate Bchr_013 unplaced genomic scaffold, ASM1683550v1 scaffold_7933, whole genome shotgun sequence genome and encodes:
- the LOC120519251 gene encoding histone H1-like: MAETAPAAPALTKSPKKKASAKAKKTGPSVSDLIVKAVSASKERHGLSLAGLKKALVAGGYDVEKNNARVKLSVKSLVSKGSLVQTKGTGASGSFKINKKQSEPKVKSAKERATPKKKPAAKKPAAAKKVKKPAAKKTAKKPAAAKKATKSPKKAKPAAKPKKAVKSKKKAKAAKPKVAKAKTVKKAAPKKK
- the LOC120519252 gene encoding histone H3 is translated as MARTKQTARKSTGGKAPRKQLATKAARKSAPATGGVKKPHRYRPGTVALREIRRYQKSTELLIRKLPFQRLVREIAQDFKTDLRFQSSAVMALQEASEAYLVGLFEDTNLCAIHAKRVTIMPKDIQLARRIRGERA